One Glycine soja cultivar W05 chromosome 2, ASM419377v2, whole genome shotgun sequence genomic region harbors:
- the LOC114381272 gene encoding aspartyl protease family protein 1-like: MACNHGHGCVMLVYLVVLSLSASQSCYGLGTFGFDIHHRFSDPVKGMLGIDDVPQKGTPQYYAVMAHRDRIFRGRKLAGADHHAPLTFTAGNVTYRIASSGFLHFANVSVGTPPLWFLVALDTGSDLFWLPCDCISCVQSGLKTRTGKILKFNTYDPDKSSTSNKVSCNNNTFCRQRQQCPSAGSTCRYQIDYLSNDTSSRGFVVEDVLHLITDDVQTKDADTRIAFGCGQVQTGVFLNGAAPNGLFGLGLDNISVPSILAKEGLISNSFSMCFGPDGAGRITFGDTGSPDQRKTPFNVRKLHPTYNITITQIVVEDSVADLEFHAIFDSGTSFTYINDPAYTRLGEMYNSKVKANRHSSQSPDSNIPFEYCYDISINQTIEVPFLNLTMKGGDDYYVMDPIVQVFSEEEGDLLCLGIQKSDSVNIIGQNFMIGYKIVFDRDNMNLGWKETNCSDDVLSNTSPINTPSPSPAVSPAIAVNPVATSNPSINPPNRSFRIKPTFTFVVVLLPLIAIF; the protein is encoded by the exons ATGGCTTGTAACCATGGCCATGGTTGTGTGATGTTGGTGTATTTGGTGGTGTTGAGTTTATCTGCTTCACAAAGTTGTTATGGTTTGGGCACATTTGGGTTTGACATACACCACAGGTTCTCGGATCCGGTTAAGGGGATGCTTGGCATTGATGATGTTCCACAAAAGGGAACTCCTCAATACTATGCTGTTATGGCCCACAGAGATCGCATATTCCGGGGCCGGAAACTCGCCGGGGCTGATCACCACGCGCCTCTCACCTTCACCGCCGGCAATGTCACTTACCGGATTGCCTCCTCTGGATT TTTGCATTTTGCCAATGTTTCGGTTGGGACACCACCTTTATGGTTTTTGGTAGCATTGGATACAGGGAGTGACTTGTTTTGGTTACCTTGTGATTGTATCAGTTGTGTGCAAAGTGGTTTAAAGACAAGAACCGGAAAG ATACTTAAATTTAATACCTATGATCCTGACAAGTCATCCACAAGCAATAAAGTTTCATGCAACAATAACACCTTTTGTAGACAAAGACAACAGTGTCCTTCAGCTGGCAGTACTTGTCGATATCAAATTGATTATCTTTCAAATGATACTTCATCTAGGGGATTCGTGGTAGAGGATGTGTTGCACTTAATTACAGATGATGTTCAAACAAAAGATGCTGACACAAGAATTGCTTTTGG TTGTGGCCAAGTTCAAACTGGGGTGTTTCTAAATGGGGCAGCTCCAAATGGCCTATTTGGACTTGGATTGGATAATATATCTGTTCCTAGTATCCTAGCCAAAGAAGGGCTTATTTCAAATTCCTTTTCAATGTGCTTTGGACCTGATGGTGCTGGAAGAATCACGTTCGGTGATACTGGCAGCCCGGACCAACGAAAAACACCATTCAACGTCAGGAAATTGCA TCCAACTTATAACATCACCATAACACAAATTGTTGTGGAAGATAGTGTTGCTGATCTTGAGTTTCATGCAATTTTTGACTCTGGTACCTCTTTTACATACATAAATGACCCAGCTTATACACGACTTGGTGAGATG TACAATTCAAAAGTCAAAGCAAATCGGCACTCATCTCAATCACCTGATTCTAATATCCCCTTTGAGTATTGTTATGACATAAG TATAAATCAGACAATTGAAGTTCCCTTTTTGAATCTAACAATGAAAGGTGGAGATGATTATTATGTCATGGATCCTATAGTACAAGTTTTTAGTGAG GAGGAAGGAGACCTTCTTTGTTTGGGAATCCAGAAAAGTGACAGCGTGAATATCATTGGAC AAAACTTCATGATTGGTTACAAAATTGTCTTTGATCGTGACAACATGAATCTTGGTTGGAAGGAAACTAATT GTTCTGATGATGTGCTCTCAAATACATCACCAATTAACACACCATCGCCCTCTCCTGCTGTTTCTCCTGCTATCGCTGTGAATCCCGTGGCTACATCGAATCCATCGATTAACCCACCTAATCGATCATTCAGGATTAAACCTACCTTTACATTTGTGGTGGTCCTTTTGCCACTTATAGCCATTTTTTGA
- the LOC114381257 gene encoding pre-rRNA-processing protein esf1-like: MGSKNANGKNHKDKRNKFKDNLSSSYSSPSDAKVILISDPRYSKAHTDPRFREAPKRETKVAVDSRFNRMFTHKSFLPSSAPVDKRGKPKNNPTSQLGSLRHYYKIDEKEVEQSSDEEEENEEELLKANQVKPESDKGTESEETSESESEETSESESDVDTDTETDEGADEEVYEDEASDVKEDIATIDKETHRVAVVNMDWRYVKAVDLYVLLSSFVPPNGLIKSVRVYPSEFGLQRMKEEEVRGPIGLFDDEDSSNDDLDNEKLRAYEKSRMRYYFAVVECDSSATANYIYKECDGLELKQSSNALDLRFIPDNMEFKHPPRDVATEVPANYECKDFYSRALQHSEVNLTWDDDEPLRAKTLNRKLTDEQLAEFEVKEFLTSDESESDDSKDNNETDDQPDKMAKKRAKYRALLQSGDDSDGGNEHDNAQNMEVTFNTGLEDLSKYIMEKKDKKSETVWDAYLSKKSEKKKAGKNKRKYSSDDDDSDDTDQEATEEADDFFIEEPAAKKRKKPQNKEDEEQRHEEIDGLDKASKEELELLLADDKGTDTGVKGYNLKFKKGKGKKRRENGIDEEKIPSNAYNDPRFSALFSPNYAIDPTDPQFKRSATYARQLAQKQQKDNADPPVEREPTKLKGTQLSSEDSGRMKDEEEGLDALKSKKDKYELSSLVKSIKMKSKQVQLPSDNKTRKDGKSYIKGMKKKRH, translated from the exons ATGGGATCCAAAAATGCAAATGGGAAGAACCACAAGGACAAAAGGAACAAATTTAAGGATAATTTGAGTTCTAGTTATTCATCACCCAGTGATGCCAAGGTTATCCTCATCAGTGATCCTCGATATTCAAAGGCTCACACGGATCCTCGGTTCCGTGAGGCTCCAAAGCGTGAAACGAAGGTGGCTGTTGACTCTCGCTTCAACCGCATGTTCACTCACAAGAGTTTTTTGCCCTCTTCTGCTCCTGTTGACAAGAGAGGCAAGCCCAAGAACAACCCAACCTCTCAGCTTGGTTCTCTGCGCCATTACTACAAAATTGATGAAAAGGAAGTTGAGCAGAGTAGTGAtgaggaagaagagaatgaagagGAATTGTTGAAAGCCAATCAAGTGAAACCGGAGAGTGACAAAGGAACTGAGTCAGAAGAGACCAGTGAATCTGAGTCAGAAGAAACCAGTGAATCAGAGTCAGATGTGGATACAGATACAGAAACAGATGAAGGTGCAGACGAGGAAGTTTACGAAGACGAAGCCTCTGATGTCAAG GAAGACATAGCAACGATTGACAAAGAAACACATAGGGTTGCAGTGGTTAACATGGACTGGAGATATGTTAAG GCTGTTGATTTGTATGTATTGTTAAGCTCATTTGTCCCACCTAATGGTCTGATCAAATCGGTAAGGGTCTATCCATCTGAGTTTGGCCTTCAACGTATGAAAGAGGAGGAAGTTCGTGGACCTATTGGTCtatttgatgatgaagataGCAGCAATGATGACCTTGACAATGAGAAACTGCGTGCATATGAGAAGAGCAGGATGCG GTACTATTTTGCTGTGGTGGAATGTGACTCAAGTGCCACAGCAAATTACATTTACAAAGAATGTGATGGTCTTGAGTTAAAACAATCATCTAATGCGCTCGATTTAAGGTTTATTCCAGACAACATGGAATTCAAACACCCGCCTCGGGATGTTGCTACTGAG GTGCCTGCAAATTATGAGTGTAAAGATTTCTATTCTCGAGCACTTCAGCACAGTGAGGTTAATCTTACTTGGGATGATGATGAACCTCTTCGTGCAAAGACATTGAATCGGAAACTCACTGATGAGCAG TTAGCCGAGTTTGAAGTGAAGGAATTCTTGACTTCTGATGAGAGTGAAAGTGATGATAGCAAGGATAACAACGAGACAGATGATCAGCCTGATAAAATGGCAAAAAAACGAGCCAAGTACCGTGCTTTGCTCCAGTCTGGTGATGATTCAGATGGAGGCAATGAACATGATAATGCCCAGAATATGGAGGTCACCTTCAATACAGGTTTGGAAGATTTAAGCAAATATATTATggaaaagaaggataaaaaatCAGAAACAGTTTGGGATGCatatttgagtaaaaaaagtgagaaaaagaaGGCcgggaaaaataaaagaaagtattcatcagatgatgatgatagtGATGATACTGATCAAGAGGCAACTGAAGAAGCAGATGACTTCTTCATTGAGGAGCCTGCTgctaagaagaggaagaagccacaaaataaagaagatgaagaacaaagGCACGAAGAGATTGATGGGCTAGACAAAGCGAGCAAAGAGGAGCTTGAACTGCTACTTGCTGATGATAAGGGGACAGATACTGGTGTCAAGGGAtataatctaaaatttaaaaaaggcaAGGGAAAAAAAAGGAGGGAGAATGGTATTGACGAGGAGAAGATACCAAGTAATGCATACAATGATCCACGTTTTTCAGCTCTTTTCTCACCAAACTATGCAATTGATCCTACCGATCCACAATTTAAAAG GAGTGCAACATATGCCAGGCAGCTAGCACAGAAGCAACAGAAGGATAATGCGGATCCACCAGTGGAAAGGGAACCTACAAAACTAAAAGGAACACAATTGTCTTCTGAAGATTCTGGTAGGATGAAGGATGAGGAAGAAGGATTAGATGCTTTGAAGTCAAAGAAAGATAAATATGAATTATCATCTTTGGTAAAATCAATTAAGATGAAATCAAAGCAAGTTCAGTTACCCTCTGATAATAAGACAAGGAAAGATGGAAAATCATACATTAAAGGTATGAAGAAAAAGAGGCACTAG
- the LOC114381280 gene encoding uncharacterized protein LOC114381280, which produces MYLTSMLSISSHLITKLQCCCCCCRLLFLDVTPIFTEPHRFHFMAFVHYLLSVPNKPIALVDDFLTLFKPLSHSPPQNSLFSRLRRIAHKAKAKPQELEVTVASDAFTQFKHLLLPITDRNPYLSESTRQAIATTSALAKKYGADITVVVIDEQQKESLPEHETQLSSIRWHLSEGGLKDYNLLERLGDGNKPTAIIGDVADDLNLDLVVISMEAIHTKHIDANLLAEFIPCPVMLLPL; this is translated from the exons ATGTACCTCACGTCCATGCTATCTATCTCTTCTCATTTGATTACAAAGTTACaatgttgctgttgttgttgtcgtcTCCTTTTTCTGGACGTAACCCCAATCTTCACTGAACCGCACCGCTTCCATTTCATGGCGTTCGTTCACTACTTGCTCTCAGTTCCCAACAAACCCATCGCTCTCGTCGACGATTTCCTCACACTGTTTAAACCTCTCTCCCACTCTCCGCCCCAAAACTCACTATTCTCCAGGCTCCGCAGAATCgctcacaaag CTAAGGCGAAGCCGCAGGAGCTGGAAGTAACTGTGGCGAGTGATGCGTTTACGCAATTCAAGCATCTGCTTCTGCCTATTACGGATAGGAATCCCTATCTCTCTGAGAGTACAAGACAA gcTATAGCAACCACCTCTGCTTTAGCTAAAAAGTATGGAGCTGACATTACTGTTGTTG TTATTGACGAACAGCAGAAGGAGTCACTGCCTGAGCATGAGACCCAACTATCCAGTATCCGTTGGCATCTATCTGAAG GTGGGTTGAAGGACTATAACTTGCTAGAGAGGCTTGGTGATGGCAACAAGCCAACAGCAATTATTGGTGATGTTGCTGATGACCTTAATTTGGATTTGGTAGTTATTAGCATGGAAGCGATTCATACAAAGCATATAGATGCAAATTTGCTTGCTGAGTTCATTCCCTGTCCTGTCATGCTTTTGCCATTGTAG
- the LOC114381290 gene encoding la-related protein 1C-like, whose translation MAMSGASSDHSPKPGVSSPWSQIVAAAAPPSSTSPPPPPVVDASVAVNSPPTEDSDNGGGNNVITGKRPAWNKPSNAASSSVIGADSWPLPAESARAPTKSPSPSPSPSEMTKTSTDISSLPPPLQGSGSVTPSPQRNVRDNANADNNTVQTHQKSFKRSNSNTSSNGGHHPPQMSGPQGPIAPAGSHNYNSSPKEHQPRAGFFPNDHLPQRNSFRYRNGGGPHQRGDGHHHHNYGGRRDQDHRGNQDWNNHRSFNGRDNFMSPRFGPRFIRPPLPPNPAPLFPPPPPLHPYGGSIGFPELPPQMIYVPPPPLESMRGVPFVSPIPPNAMFFQPSDNQLHTKIVNQIDYYFSNENLVKDIYLRRNMDDQGWVTINLIAGFKKVKYLTENIQIVLDAVRTSSVVEVQGDKIRRRNDWRRWIMPGGQVPNVRGSQTVGQLAERVQNITLERTNNNDAGVLDVSQNRPFGDLNSQYLHSTSEGTAQVGIQVSDHSISARN comes from the exons ATGGCTATGAGCGGTGCGTCTTCCGATCATTCCCCCAAGCCCGGCGTCTCCTCGCCCTGGAGCCAGATTGTCGCCGCCGCTGCTCCTCCTTCCTCCACCTCCCCGCCGCCTCCACCCGTCGTCGACGCCTCCGTCGCGGTCAATTCTCCGCCGACGGAAGATTCTGACAACGGCGGCGGAAACAATGTCATTACCGGCAAAAGGCCTGCGTGGAATAAACCCTCGAATGCCGCTTCTTCTTCCGTCATTGGCGCCGATTCCTGGCCGCTGCCAGCGGAGTCCGCTCGCGCTCCGACCAAATCGCCGTCTCCGTCGCCATCGCCGTCCGAAATGACGAAGACTTCCACGGACATATCCTCCTTGCCGCCACCATTGCAG GGTTCTGGAAGCGTGACTCCCTCACCACAGAGGAATGTTAGGGATAATGCTAATGCGGACAACAACACTGTGCAGACTCACCAGAAGTCTTTTAAGCGCAGCAATTCGAACACCTCTTCTAATGGAGGGCATCATCCACCACAAATGTCTGGGCCTCAAGGTCCGATTGCTCCTGCTGGGTCCCACAACTATAATTCGTCACCAAAGGAGCATCAACCCAGAGCTGGATTTTTTCCTAATGATCACCTGCCACAGCGAAACTCTTTTAGGTACCGGAATGGCGGTGGTCCACATCAGCGCGGAGATGGTCACCACCATCATAACTATGGGGGCAGGCGTGATCAGGATCACCGTGGAAATCAGGACTGGAATAATCACCGAAGTTTTAATGGTAGAGACAACTTTATGTCTCCGAGATTTGGTCCAAGGTTTATAAGGCCTCCACTGCCTCCTAATCCTGCTCCATTGTTTCCACCACCTCCTCCATTGCACCCTTATGGGGGCTCTATTGGGTTTCCTG AACTACCTCCTCAGATGATATATGTTCCACCTCCGCCACTGGAATCAATGAGAGGTGTTCCTTTTGTTTCTCCAATACCGCCTAATGCAATGTTTTTCCAACCTTCAGATAATCAGTTGCATACTAAGATTGTCAACCAGATTGACTACTATTTCAG CAATGAAAATTTAGTTAAAGATATATACTTGCGGCGGAACATGGATGACCAGGGCTGGGTTACTATAAATTTAATAGCAGGCTTCAAAAAA GTCAAGTATTTGACCGAAAATATCCAGATTGTGTTAGATGCTGTTCGAACCTCATCTGTTGTTGAAGTTCAG GGTGACAAAATAAGGAGAAGAAATGATTGGAGGAGATGGATCATGCCTGGTGGTCAGGTTCCTAATGTTAGAGGTTCTCAAACCGTTGGACAGCTGGCTGAACGAGTTCAAAACATTACTCTGGAGAGAACTAACAATAACGATGCTGGAGTATTAGATGTTTCACAGAATAGACCTTTTGGGGATTTGAATAGTCAATATCTCCATTCCACTAGCGAGGGTACTGCTCAAGTCGGTATTCAAGTTTCAGATCATTCTATTTCTGCAAGAAATTAG
- the LOC114381299 gene encoding uncharacterized protein LOC114381299 encodes MEKMPEQGANASLLPSNGIGSRFSNLNKSFKYSLRSLLTSCSKEEFYKAFSSFSNIEKELLHRLFLQVITSLHENLEDGFETVCLQTQAGATLDAVEKIVEEQDLDVLFSDRSNIMDVAENLSMAKKNEIQHLKHMVQLGEEHNQMLRTRLQLLKEGNQVLSGASQAVEKFKSMNLNYGANSGDEIHDV; translated from the exons ATGGAAAAAATGCCTGAACAAGGTGCCAATGCATCATTATTGCCTTCTAATGGAATTGGATCCAGGTTCTCCAATTTGAACAAGTCTTTCAAATATTCTCTTAGATCTTTGCTCACTTCATGCTCAAAGGAG GAATTTTATAAAGCATTTTCAAGTTTCTCTAACATTGAAAAGGAATTGCTCCATCGCCTATTTCTTCAG GTCATTACTTCGTTGCATGAAAACTTAGAG GATGGGTTTGAGACTGTCTGTCTTCAAACACAG GCAGGAGCTACTCTTGATGCTGTGGAGAAAATTGTAGAAGAACAAGATCTGGATGTCTTGTTTTCAGATAG GAGTAACATAATGGATGTTGCTGAGAATCTGTCTatggcaaagaagaatgaaatccAACACTTAAAGCATATGGTTCAATTG GGAGAGGAACATAATCAAATGTTGCGCACCCGACTACAACTCCTTAAGGAAGGCAATCAAGTATTGTCTGGTGCCTCACAAGCTGTTGAGAAG TTCAAAAGCATGAATTTAAATTATGGGGCAAACAGCGGCGATGAGATCCATGATGTATAA
- the LOC114381308 gene encoding SKP1-like protein 1A, with product MASTKKITLKSSDGEAFEVEEAVAVESQTIKHMIEDNCADSGIPLPNVTSKILAKVIEYCKKHVEANCADEKPSEDELKAWDADFVKVDQATLFDLILAANYLNIKSLLDLTCQTVADMIKGKTPEEIRKTFNIKNDFTPEEEEEVRRENQWAFE from the exons ATGGCTTCGACGAAGAAGATCACACTGAAGAGTTCGGACGGCGAGGCCTTCGAGGTGGAGGAGGCGGTGGCGGTGGAGTCCCAGACGATCAAGCACATGATCGAGGACAACTGCGCCGACAGCGGAATTCCTCTCCCCAATGTTACCAGCAAGATTCTGGCCAAGGTTATCGAGTATTGCAAGAAGCACGTTGAGGCCAATTGCGCTGATGAGAAGCCCAGTGAGGATGAACTCAAGGCTTGGGACGCTGATTTCGTCAAGGTTGATCAGGCCACACTCTTTGATCTCATTCTG GCTGCAAATTACTTGAATATCAAGAGCCTTTTGGACCTTACTTGCCAGACAGTAGCAGACATGATCAAGGGAAAGACTCCTGAGGAAATTCGCAAGACATTCAACATCAAGAATGACTTCACCCCTGAGGAAGAGGAGGAAGTTCGTAGGGAAAACCAATGGGCCTTTGAATGA